The Engraulis encrasicolus isolate BLACKSEA-1 chromosome 24, IST_EnEncr_1.0, whole genome shotgun sequence DNA window TCGTAcctctctcatgtgtgtgtgtgtgtgtgtgtccaggtaagAGGCAGACGGCTGCTCTGGAGTTGCTGGAGTCGGAGCGTGTGTACGTGTCgtacctctctctcctgctcaagGCCAACATCACCTTCAACGGTTCCGAGAACGCCGGACACAAGGACAAACGGTACCGTGGCAACGCAAATCCCATcatttaggccagtgtttcccaaccttttttgtcttgcgtaccccctaagcctcttagttgtgctatgagtaccccctaattaatttgctatatcattttctctgtcctgatgtggctgctccatacatttgttataataataacacttttccaagtaccccctgccgtgtgctcgcgtacccgtagtggtacacgtacacctggttgggaaacactgatttaggcTACTGTACTCTCATGTAGGGATAGATACTAATTAAAAAGTGCGCTCAACAGCAAAATGTTTTTTACAAGGACTTCGCCGATTGTGAGCGGACAGATTTCTACATTGTAACAATTTCTTACAATTCAAGAATAATACTTGACAATGCGACTTTTCTACAATTTGTAAAAAAAAGTCGCACTGTCAAGTATAATTCTTGAATGTTATTTTAGTggattagcatgacagacagatgtttcaACCTATACCTTATATACCTTATACTTGCCGCTTTTCTACAAGAAGAGGAACAGAAGAACCCCAGAGGACAGGTCAAGATCAATGCCTGCGTAGATGGAACATGACAATTCCCTCATATGATTTGAAGCCGTTTCAACTGTCACTTTTACAACTGAAAAACAGATGGCCTGATCAGAGCTGCCAATCAGAAACTCCCACTCAATACCATGTCCCGCCCTGATATCAAGAGGGCAATTCTGATTGGCTATTCCAACCACCACAtctggggggtttttttttcggtTGCAAAGTTGACAGTTGAAAATGCTTCAAATCTGTTGGAACTGTGCTCTATGGATAGAGTCCAAGTGAACACCCAAGCGCAGGTTTGAATTTACTGACCCCTCGCCCCCTCAGTCTAAAACAGGCGGTCGCTCAAATGCAATTAGCGAACAGAGTTCAACAGGAAACCCTCAATGAAGCAACTCCTTAACCTGAATTCTCCCAGTAAagactttctatctttctctctctctctctctctctctctctctctctctctctctctctctctctctctctctctctctctctctctctctctctctctctctctctctctctctctctctctctctctccatgcccgcCTTTCACCCTCACTCCCCATCCGCAGTCTTTCACATACTTTCTCAAATGTAATTAGTAATCATGAGGCAGAAAGACATGCGCCAGATATCCTAAAGCAGCTGTGGTGGGGGTGCCATAACGGCACAACTGTGCTGTGCCTGAAGAACCACTAGTACTGTAGGTTGGACCACAACTTTGAACTTTGATAACTAGGAGGACGAGACTTGAATGCCGAGATTGAATCAAGACCATCTCTCTGAAGGATTGCGTTTGAGTCAAGGCGAACTCCTAACTGAGATGAAGGAAGCGGAGAATGCTGTAGAGTTGGACTGGAGTACTACATGGCTACTAGCCATAGCTCTCTCTAACAGCTTTGTCTACTGTACGTGAATGTATGGGCCTGTGCTCACCAGGAGCCCTGTTCTCTGCGGTTCTAAATAGATACAGTAACATTTAGAACTGCAGAGATGAAAGGAACAGCCTGTATGAACATATGATTCCACAGTCTGTTCCTCTGGTCTTTGTGGTTCTAAACGTTCCTGTGTCTGCTCTCCACAGACTGATCGTAACATTCCCGCAGTTCTAAATATTCATCTCTCTATTTTTCCATAGGGTATTGGTAGTTCTAAATGTTCATGTCACTATTCTCCGTAGGCTGTTCCCCTCATTCCTGTGGTTCTAAATGTTCCCTTGTCTGTTCTCCGTATGTCGTTCCTCTGGTGTTTGTGGTTCTAAATGTTCCTGTGTCTGTTCTCCACAGGCCGTTCCCCTCGTCGCTGCGCTTCCTGATCCAGCAGCACCTGGAGCTACTGCACGTGCTCCAAGAGAGAGTTCTGAAGAGCCCCTGGCAAGGCATCATGGGAGATGTATTCCTTCGGCTCACCAGCAAGGAGGTGATGAGATCAAGCCAACACTCACGTCACAGGGATCATTTAAGGACAAACAGATGGGGCTgtcattgttttctttttgtgattttattcTTTTTGGTCAAATTGTGCAAAAAGTACCATTGAGTTTAGTGATTACTCTTTGCTGCCTGAAAGGTTTATAAAGGTAATTGCTCTGATTGATGTCACCTGACACACAGCCATAATTTCATTTACAGTTTATTCCTTTGTGTTTTGTGAAGATCTTTTTTTTCTATAAGTATGCCAGTCTGAATATCCAAGACCCAGCACATTTATTTACTCAGACTCtccttactctctctgtctctgtctctgtctctatctctttctctctgtttttttctctgtctgtctgtctgtctatctgtctgtctgtctctctctctctctctctctctctctctctctctctctctctctctctctctctccctcccctcatcaGAGTGATTTCCTGGAGCACTACGTGTCCTATCTAAAGGAGctgcctgagtgtgtgtctgtggtcagCCTCTTCGGCTCCGGCTCCTCCAAACCTGCCGGCTTCATCGAGGTACAGAGGGGCCAATCACGTCTTCTCTTCTTAGCCATTAGCCAATCATGTCTTCTCTTCTTAGGCATGTGCAGTGTAGGGGCCAATCACGTCTTCTCTTCTTAGCCATGTGTAATGCTGAGGTGTATAAAGAAGAAGCAAAAGTACAAATGTAATAACAAGACATTAATAACAAGACATTAATTAAAGAGGTTGACCATTTAGATATCTATGGTTTACTCGCTTCCGATTTGCTACTGTCTCTGGTTTCTTAGTTCTGATTGGCTGCTTCTCCTGTTCCAGGGTGATGTCATGGGTGACGAGCCACGCCCCTCCCTCCAcaacctcctcctccagcctgtTCAGCGTATCCCAGAGTACCTTTCTCTCCTACAGGTGGGTACCAAAGACCATCGCTCATAGGGTTGACTCGAAACGGAAGGcagtagccccatacgacttcgttgctgtcgatcaacattgacgaagcacgtaagcgagaacttgttgtcacgatgtgggtgttattaaatacagcgcatttacagtcggccacaaatatgaacgagacgatgagcttgcaCCTTTTTGCTctcaccacgtgtgaggagtggggggacaggcagtgaggaggagctgaagtggggacctgcgcaaacttgtgtagaggtgaatgagttgttgaccaaccagttcatgggcgcgtgacctcggaggcagtctgcaggcgagcgttgaaggggataagcaactgcagaggttgcaagatctgactgcagtcgcattcatcccgcgatagtttgacaccatgtgacatgtcacctcgtcgacgcaacatcgacgaaatttcgaagtttgacaggaaatctaaccgtcatgcagcattttcatgacgtgcattgctgtctaaatgcgcatgcatgcgttgacgacaagtcgatcgcacctagtgactcgatgactctcctcctccgtaaacaggtcactgatcagataggtgaagttagctgatgaggcggacgttacgaacggcactaacgagtgcgctgccctgcgcatttgatgttatggcgattctatggcgggagttacgttcatcatggTAGCGCATAgctacgcatgctatttgaacggtgaatgactgTCAGATGGCGGAATCGTAAaaaaggctataaatagatctagcggcTGCATATTTAGAtaatacaatgttgatttatcccttcgattctcaatatttacatacataagtgtcagaataaagagtatgataaggtagtagcttgggtagtagccatgtttgtttttcaggtttccggttgagagggaggtggcgcacagcatgttgggtaccaaggcagcgaagtcagcatctgatgctgccctcaaatatccctgttacgcccacaaatgcagtcaactgccaagggaggaaataaagccatttttcgtttcgatctacacttcatgactcgatgtccagttagctcactggaagaatagctgccttccctgttttgaACGGACCCATAGACAGCTTATTTGATCTCATCGACATGTTCATATACAGTAGTTTATGACATGGAATGAGTTCCATGTCTTGTATAGGACTTTTTGGGttttacatgcatgtgtgttcatgtgtgtgtgtgtgtgtgtgtgcgtccgtgtgtgtgcgtccgtgtgtatgtgtgtgtgtgtgtgtgtgtgtgtgtgtgtgtgagtgagtgtgtgtgtgtataagtgtgcgtgcgcgtccgtgtgtatatatgtgtgtgcgtgtgtgtgtgtgtgtgtgtgtgtgcatgcgtgcatgcatgtgtgtgtgtgtgtgtgtgtgtgtgtgtgtgtgtgtgtgtgtgtgtgcatgcgtgcatgcatgtgtgtgtgtgtgtgtgtgtgtgtgtgtgtgtgtttcagagcctGCTACGCCAGACAGAGTGTGAGCATCCGGACTACTACCTGCTCctggtgtgtgtacagcagctcCGCTCCTTCACGACGCAGCACAGCCACCTGCTGCAGCACAACCAGGAGAtgctgacacacccacacacacatacacaccctcacacacactcacactcgcacacacatgcacacccacacacgccacacacaccgcGGCCGCAACAACATCACCCGCACGAGAGGCTCCTACACACACGCAAGGAGCTCAGCAGGTgggtggtgaagtgtgtgtgtgtgtgtgtgtgtgtgtgtgtgtgtgtgtgtaactaactGAAGTccttgttgcgtgtgtgtgtgtgtgtgtgcgtgcgtgtgtgtgtgcgcgtgtgtgtgtgtgcgtgtgtgtgtgtgtgcgtgtgtgtgtgcgtgcgtgtgtgtgcgtgtgtgtgttgtgtaaatgAGATGACGAATGTGTGGATGCCATCATGATGTGAGTGAGCAGTTGATGTAATGACGGAAGtgtagatgtgatgtgatgtaatgcacTGGTAGTGCTTATTAATAGACTGACTCAGAGctatggaattcagagttgtgacaagtggggtacaggaagtcggttggtgacatgattcacagaGATTCAAATCTTTAGAGAGATTCAAATCATTTTAGGCAGCAGCTTTTTTTTTCGCTAGAGACTAACATAGGACTACAACATTACAACTAAAGACGAAGTAAGTCAAATGAAAAACATTTACTTAATTTTCTGTGTTCAGCGcttacttcctggaactattttggaactatgtcaatggcgatctgtgtgtcaaaggctccatgagccgccatctttgtgtaaaaatggaacacagaggtcaatgggattagcctaactcttacttccatggctctggacTGACTGACCCtaaagcagggctattcaattaaatgtcacagagggccagtttttcgaatTCCTCCCATCAGAGGGGAAtgtgtatgtattatggttgccaactgtcaatgttaGAAATACGGGACAGGTCATTGaagcggggggtttgggggtgttCCCCCAGAAatgtttgtatttcttagatgtaatttcctgcatttcctgGCCCGTTTTGTCTCAATacagaacctgtacttttatctctaaaagtTTCCATTTGGTCTAACCtagtggggggccagagccttgctgtccaagggccgcatctggccccagggctgccatttgaatagccctgccctacaccatgaatttacttttacttctgcCACCTCTGCTGATGTCCTGCAGGTCTTCAGTGAAGCAGCTCTACAAGATGGGCGACTATGAACCGGCCATCAACTACTGCTCCCCCTCCGCACTACTGTGAGTACTACCCCCCCCGGCCATCAACTACTGCTCCCCCTCCGCACTACTATGAGTACTACTACCCCGGCCATCAACTACTGCTCCCCCTCCACACTACTGTGAGTACTACCCCTCCCCTCCATCAACTACTGCTCCCCCTCCGCACTACTGTGAGTACTACCCCCCCCTCCGCACTACTGTGAGTACTACTACCCCCCCCTCCGCACTACTGTGAGTCAGCTTTGAGAGATCACTCACTCATGTTGTATGCGTGctcgtgtgtacgtacgtgtgtatgtgcgtatgtgtgtctgtgtgtgtgttcttcatgtgtgtacatttatgtgtgtgtgcttgagtttgTATACGAgtatatttgtatgtgttttatgtgtgttttcttgtgtgtgtgtgtgtgtttgcgtgtgtgtgtgtgtgtgtgtgtgtgtgtgtgtgtgtgtgtgtttacatgtgtgttccAGTGAGCCGGGCAGCAGGCGTAGTAAGCCCTCCTCCTCCAAGCGTTACCAGGACTACCAGGACCCCGACTCCCTGCAGCAGGGCCGCTACGACCCCCCCGTTGCCACCGCCCCCGCCCTCCCCTCGCCCGTCTCCTTCCTGCCCGACGCAGCTGACCCCCGCCTCAAGCCCCCCCCGCCGGTGCCCCCCCCTCTACGCAGCATCCCTGAGGCTGATGGGGTTGGGGCCGGGCTGGGACTGGGACTTGGAGTTGGTGCAGGTTCGGCactatatttatattattttttctGAAAGAGTGAAATACTGTGGTAAATTTATATAAACGTCACGGTGACACATCCCTGACAGGGACGGGGTCGGGGCTGAGACTGGGCCTTGGTGCAGGCTCAGTGCTGTATATTTAATTTGTTAGGGTAAAATACTGTGTGGTAAATGTATATAAATGCTAGcctggggtccatttctcgaaagcgtctttgctatcgtcgttgaCCCGCGACATACactttaattaccatagtactactatgcAATGGCATAACTCTGGGcctttatgcctcttttccacagctggtcaccacattttgcttttcgtttgggcacgacacagctcaattgaagagcaaaaagtggcggtcgagtcgcgctgtgtcgagctgtaggcctaccagaaaaccggcagtggaaattAGGCAtatgtaatgcattacgacttggtcattgccatgctggtaactgcatatttataacaccgtgtcttaacgggtttaaATCGGGAGCTCATGGTTGTGCGTTTCTTCTTCCTTGCCCTGCAGGCTCGGCGCTGGCCTCGGCCCTGGGCGCCTTCTTGCCGTACGAGGGCGGAGACTCGCTGTGTGACCGCTGTTCCCATAGCGCCTCCCCTTCCTCCGACTCCAGCATCGACATCGCCTTCGTACACTGTAGCCCCGCCCCCAGCCCCGCCCTCCACCAATCACATCACTCCGGCGTCGGCAAGCGGACCAATGACGTGGTGTCTGGCgtcgggggaggaggaggagggcggtcgGGGTACCAGCGTGGGGGGAGGGGCTGCGTGTCACCTGACTCGGTGGGGCTGATGAGACCACGCCCCCTGCAGGcacgtgcatttttgtgtgtgtgtgtgtgtgtgtgtgtgtgtgtgtgtgtgtgtgtgtgtgtgtgtgtgtgtgtgtgtgtgtgtgtgagtgagtgtgtgtgtgtgtgtgtgtgtgtgtgtgtgtgtgtccgtgtgcgtgtatgtgtatgtgtatgtgtatgttagggatggtacaaaccgcaccgaaaaccgaaaccgtgcaattcacacaccatatcgaatcgtgaaatgcagtccgtggcaaaccgcaattcatgtactacccagaaaaatatgtaaaacagagattctaggagcatCTTACCCAGTCTTTCTGATCAACACATtatcatataagaccaatcagaggatgacacaattaaaatcacaccattttcatatTATAAGCCCATACAAACCATatataggatatttagtgataagtctgattctattagccacttgaaagagggaatttggaacagctcacaccCCACATCcactgacgacagctgattcaacttgtgcatcatgactttataattgcagttatataaatatggtttaatactcaaaagtgcaccatttatcatgaacaaaaaaaaagaaccgtatagaaccgaaaaccgtgacaatgaccccgtgatatgaaccgaaccgtgaattttgtgaaccgttccaccccctTGCAGGCGGTGCAGAGGAAGAGCAAGTCCCTGAACGGGCTGCAGCTGGACACCATCGACAGCTCCAGCTCCGCCCACATGGACGGATCCAGCTCCGCCCACTTGTCCAGGAACGCCCACCACCGGCTGGAGCGCCAGTCGAGCGCCAAGGGACGCCTGAGGCacctggacacgcacacacacacacacacgccgcccggctcggcacacacacacgccgactaCGAGGACCCAGCGCACCTCACACACACTAAGGTaagatgacacacagacacacacacacacacactatgaggaCCCAgcgcacctcacacacaccaaggtaagatgacacatgcacacagagaccgcgcgcacacgcacacgcacacacacacacacacacacacacacacgcacgcgcgcacgcacacacacacacacacacacacacacacacacacacacacacacacacacacacacacacacacacacacacacacacacacacacacacacacacacacacacacacacacacacacacactacaaagacCCATATACCTAGTGTCAGAACACCTGACTCAAGATATGCAGACGCATTCATTCATATGGTACAATATTGACAAATCCACGTGGGGtgatcttccgaacttccatgttAAGGTCGCGGCAGAGTtgaacaatggtggaaaacattaatgagagcccagttggctccatggtccaccattttgaatgtccagaaatagccatttttagctgcaaaaattactgtacttgggccatactagaaaatattagtttattacttagtaaactttaatgaaaaaatctaatttggca harbors:
- the arhgef33 gene encoding rho guanine nucleotide exchange factor 33 encodes the protein MENGKAEEGDDGHVDETDLHLAQLHALWAELKASVGEVSRDVAALQQGGRQTEERLATHHRDNNEKMLSIRNTINTIQEDLSGVLAQISQLNFKQKELQREVDLLQTSQHRGLPGYLDRKNSRGEGSLDGHASLSSQTELSLIQHYITSLPSNQAMSPEADGLCQALRSSSRSPVWRERKESKDLTEQSNQELSPGKRQTAALELLESERVYVSYLSLLLKANITFNGSENAGHKDKRPFPSSLRFLIQQHLELLHVLQERVLKSPWQGIMGDVFLRLTSKESDFLEHYVSYLKELPECVSVVSLFGSGSSKPAGFIEGDVMGDEPRPSLHNLLLQPVQRIPEYLSLLQSLLRQTECEHPDYYLLLVCVQQLRSFTTQHSHLLQHNQEMLTHPHTHTHPHTHSHSHTHAHPHTPHTPRPQQHHPHERLLHTRKELSRSSVKQLYKMGDYEPAINYCSPSALLEPGSRRSKPSSSKRYQDYQDPDSLQQGRYDPPVATAPALPSPVSFLPDAADPRLKPPPPVPPPLRSIPEADGVGAGLGLGLGVGAGSALASALGAFLPYEGGDSLCDRCSHSASPSSDSSIDIAFVHCSPAPSPALHQSHHSGVGKRTNDVVSGVGGGGGGRSGYQRGGRGCVSPDSVGLMRPRPLQAVQRKSKSLNGLQLDTIDSSSSAHMDGSSSAHLSRNAHHRLERQSSAKGRLRHLDTHTHTHTPPGSAHTHADYEDPAHLTHTKHYEDPAHLTHTKDLSSGWEELKWKGVSDENSHTPLSDRSRKQEGKGFRSSFKKLFKKKSSGEGKDKEREKEREKLESVGDLESCRSPRGGNRLGDGDRGTAV